Genomic window (Nitrospirota bacterium):
TTGCATAAGCTATATCTGAAAACATTATTGCCTCCGTTAGAAAACTGTCCTGTCAATTTGAAAAGCTTATTAATATACCTTTTCAGGGACATTTATTCAAGATACTTTCTGAAAATAATCTTTATTTTTATGATGTAGTGATTATGACCTGTATCATATACCAAACAAAACATATGTGGCATAATAAAACAAAAGGAGAAGATAAATGTTAAAGGATACCTGCCCGGGAAGCAATGAAATAAAACAGCCGAAGCCTGAAGATATAAAATGCCGCAGCTGCGGCGGCACGGTGGAGATATGGAGTGATGAGACCGAGGCCAAATGCAAAAAATGCGGCAGCGTTAACTCGCGCATATTAGGCCCGTCATGCATAGACTGGTGCGCGTTCGCAAAAGAGTGCCTGGGAGAAGAGAAGTACAAGAGGCTGAAGTCAGGGCAGACAGGGAAGAATTAAGCCATTACTCCGCAGTTTTCTTCTTTACATTTAAAAGAACCGACGCCCAGATCCCGATCTCATACAATATGATTATCGGCACTGCCATGAGTGTCTGGTTAAATGCGTCAGGCGTTGGCGTAAGGAATGCGGCGAGGATGAATGCTATAAGAATTGCATACTTCCTGTTCTTCCCCAGAAACTCCGTTGTCACTATCCCCATCTTCGTCAGAAAGACCAGTACCACCGGCAATTCAAAGACAATGCCGAAGCCCAGGATAAATTTCATGCAGAAGTCTATGTATTTGCCGACTGAAAGCATAGGCTTCAGATTCTGCGTCTTATAAGTGAGCAGGAAGTTCATTGCAAACGGAAGGACAATTATAAAGCAGAAGAGAGCGCCTGCTGAAAAAAGGAAGGTAGTGACCAGGACAAAAGGAAGGGCGTACCTCTTCTCTTTCAACAAAAGGCCGGGAGAGATGAACTTCCAGATCTCATAAAATATAACCGGCGAAGATAATATGAACCCGGCGATGAATGATATCTTGAAGTGCATCCACAAGGCTTCCGCAGGCTCAAAAAAGAAGAGCTCGATCTCAGGATTATTGGCGGGCTCAAAAGCGAAATAAGGCTTGGCCAGAGAAAACTTCAGGATGTTATGCAGAGGCATTGTAAGGAGGCTGAATATATCTTCGGAATAATAGAAGCATATGCCGAAAGCTGCCGTAAGAGCGGCTAATGAAATGAGGATCCTTTTTCTAAGGTCTCCCAGATGCTCTGCAACCGGCATCTTATCCATTCTTGCCGGTACCTGACTCTTCTTTATATTTTGGATCGCTTGGATCCTTCAGCTCTTCCCCGGCTTTTGCAGGCTCTTTTCCCTCCCCTTTTTCTCCGAGGTCTATCTTGCCCTCTTTCATAAGGCTGTTCACGACATTCTCACGCGCCTTCCTGATCTCTTCCTCTACCCCGTCCACATCTATGCTCTCTGTCACGCCGCTTAAGGCTGACTTCAGCTCCCTGATCCCTTTCCCGAGCGTCCTGCCGAGTTCAGGCAGCCTCTTCGGGCCGAATACAATTAGGGCGACTATAAAGATTATGATCAGTTCCTGCGTGCCGATATCAAACATAATTAAGTTAAAGGTATCAGAACTAATGAGCCGGTGTCAATTTTTCAGAGGCTTGACCTAACCCGGAAAATTACTTAAACTTAATGACCAAACTAAAAAAGAGGTGAGATAAATGTTTAAAGGCTCTATTGTAGCAATAGTTACACCGTTTAAAAACGGCAAGGTCGATGAAAATGCCCTTGGTAATCTTATAGAATGGCATATCGCTGAAGGAACCGATGCAATAGTGCCCTGCGGCACTACAGGAGAGTCTGCCACGCTTGAATATGATGAGCATTACAGGGTCATTGAATATACGATCGAAGCGGTCAACGGCAGGATCCCGGTCATAGCCGGAACCGGCGCCAATTCAACAGACGAAACGATCAAAATGACCGCCAAGGCAAAAAAGCTCGGGGCTGACGGAGCCCTGCTCGTTTGTCCTTATTACAACAAACCCACTCAGGAGGGCATATTCCAGCACTATGAGAAGGTGGCAAAAACAGTTGATATCCCGATAATCCTGTACAATGTTCCCGGACGCACGGCTGTTAATATCCTGCCTGAGACTGTCGCAAGGCTGTGCGAGATAGAGAATGTGGTCGCTATTAAGGAAGCCACGGGAAATATGGCCCAGGCCAGCGATGTGCTACGCCTTTGCGGAGACAATATTACAGTCCTTTCCGGCGATGACTTCACGACATTTACAATGCTGGCGTTAGGCGGCAAAGGCGTGATATCCGTTGTTGCCAATATAGCGCCCAAAGATGTCTCAGACATGATCAAAGCATGGAATAACGGGAAGCTGGAAGAAAGCAGGAATATCCACTTCCGGCTTGAACCTCTTAATAATGCCATGTTTATTGAGACTAACCCGATACCTGTCAAGACAGCACTAAGCATGATGGGCAAGATAAAAGAGGAGTTCAGGCTGCCGCTTTGCCCTATGAGCAGCGCCAATAAAGATAAGCTGAAACAGGCTGTAAAGAATTACGGGCTCATATAAGCTTATATATAGGCATATAATTTTGTTTCTGTGATATAATATTTCAAAAGGCAAGTTGCCTGCCTTGTTCGTGAAAGGAATAAAAACTTGTTCCGACAATTTTTCTTTTTTGGGAGCCAGCGTAAGGCAAGTGTGAGCGGCCCGGATTCCCGGGAGAGTATGCCTGATCCTGCCTTCAAGGCGCCCACCTGTAATAACAGGGAGGCAAGTTTACTCCTGCACGGCAAGGTGGGTCTTAAAATCTCGCAGAAGCGGGATATATTAAATTTTCTTGGTCTTGACAGTTAAGGTTTCCCGGGTATGTGTTATATAAAGCTTTTCAGCCTCTTGAATATTTTATTAACTTGTTGTAATCTTTCGCAAATCAAGCTTTTTGAGAGAGATCTGACAGGGGCTGATACTATAGAATCTAAAGCGCCTGATATATTCAGACCACCCGTGTAATACCCTTCTGTCACAGGCCATCTTTGGGTTTCTGCGCCCGGCGCTTTAATGCCGCAGGATCTGGTTTATTAAGATGGACTTATTCAATCCGGACAAAAGCGCTCCTCTTGCGTGGAGGATGCAGCCCGCTGCCTTGGAAGAATTTCTGGGGCAGTCCCATATTCTCGGCAAAGGCAAGCCCCTTAGAGAAGCTATTGAGAGAGACTCGATAGTATCACTCATTCTATACGGCCCTCCCGGAACAGGGAAGACTGCGCTTGCCCATATTATCGCCAAAAAGACCAATGCCCTGTTTATTGCCCTGAACGCGGTCACTTCAGGCGTCAGCGATATTAAAGACGCTTTAAAAGAGGCCAAGGGATCCGGCAAGACAATACTCTTTGTAGACGAGATCCACAGGTTTAACAAACTCCAGCAGGACGCGCTTCTGCCTGATGTGGAAAGCGGGAATGTCAGCCTTATCGGGGCCTCCACACAGAACCCTTTCTTCTCAATAATCCCGGCACTTTCTTCAAGGTCGATGATCTTCCAGTTTCTGCCTTTAAGCAAAGACGATATAAAACAACTTGTCACAAACGCCGTAAATGACAATGAAAGGGGCATCGGAAGTTTCAATATAAAGATCGAACCTGATGCCATGGATTTTATTGCTGAAGCTTCGGAAGGAGACGCGCGCAAAGCGCTTAACATAGTTGAACTCGGGGCATTTGTTTTAAACAGCACAGAAAGATCCGGCTTTGATATAGGGCTGGCCAAAGACCTGTTACAGCGCAAATCCATATATTACAGCGAAGACGAGCACTACAATACTATTTCCGCATTCATCAAGAGCATGAGAGGCAGCGACCCGGATGCCGCGCTATACTGGCTTGCCAAGATGATAGAGGCAGGCGAAGACCCTTTATTCATTGCAAGAAGGGTCATGATATGCGCGTCTGAGGATGTAGGAAACGCCGACCCCAGAGCGCTTCAGCTTGCTGTTGCCGCAAAACAAGCTGTGGAATCGATCGGCATGCCGGAAGGACGCATCCCTCTCGCACAGGCAGTGATCTACATATCGGCCGCGCCTAAAAGCAACGCCTCTTATCTGGGGATAGAAAATGCACTGGCAGATGTAAGAAAGGAAAGGCTTGCGCCTGTGCCGAATCATCTTAAGAGCGCTAATTACAAAGGCGCGGCAAGGATCGGCGCCGGTATCGGATACAAATACCCGCATAATTTTGAAGGACATTTTGTTGAACAGGAATATGTCACAAAGGGAAAGGCCTTCTTCCACCCAAGCGGGGAAGGCTATGAAAAAAACATTAAAAACAGACCACAGAAAGGGGGATCAGATAATGGCTAACATCATAATGTACGTTGTTGCTGCTCTTGCTGCCGGGCTTGTCACTGGAGCTGTTGTATCTGCCGCATTCCAGAAGAAAAGCGCCGAGAGCAAGATAAAAGATATCGAAAACAAATCCGGTAAAGCTCTGGAAGAAGCTATTAAGGAAGCGGCCACGATAAAGAAAGAGGCGCAGCTCGAAGCCAAGGATATAATTCTGAAGGTAAAGTCCGAGTCTGAAAAAGAAGAGAGAGAACGCCGTCTTGAACTTAACCAGCTTGATAAAAGATTACATCAGAGGGAAGAGACTCTGGACAGAAAACTCGACCAGATGGACAAGAAAGAGATAAGGTTCAACCAAAGGGAAACCGACCTT
Coding sequences:
- the tatC gene encoding twin-arginine translocase subunit TatC produces the protein MDKMPVAEHLGDLRKRILISLAALTAAFGICFYYSEDIFSLLTMPLHNILKFSLAKPYFAFEPANNPEIELFFFEPAEALWMHFKISFIAGFILSSPVIFYEIWKFISPGLLLKEKRYALPFVLVTTFLFSAGALFCFIIVLPFAMNFLLTYKTQNLKPMLSVGKYIDFCMKFILGFGIVFELPVVLVFLTKMGIVTTEFLGKNRKYAILIAFILAAFLTPTPDAFNQTLMAVPIIILYEIGIWASVLLNVKKKTAE
- the tatB gene encoding twin-arginine translocase subunit TatB, giving the protein MFDIGTQELIIIFIVALIVFGPKRLPELGRTLGKGIRELKSALSGVTESIDVDGVEEEIRKARENVVNSLMKEGKIDLGEKGEGKEPAKAGEELKDPSDPKYKEESGTGKNG
- a CDS encoding 4-hydroxy-tetrahydrodipicolinate synthase, producing the protein MFKGSIVAIVTPFKNGKVDENALGNLIEWHIAEGTDAIVPCGTTGESATLEYDEHYRVIEYTIEAVNGRIPVIAGTGANSTDETIKMTAKAKKLGADGALLVCPYYNKPTQEGIFQHYEKVAKTVDIPIILYNVPGRTAVNILPETVARLCEIENVVAIKEATGNMAQASDVLRLCGDNITVLSGDDFTTFTMLALGGKGVISVVANIAPKDVSDMIKAWNNGKLEESRNIHFRLEPLNNAMFIETNPIPVKTALSMMGKIKEEFRLPLCPMSSANKDKLKQAVKNYGLI
- a CDS encoding replication-associated recombination protein A → MDLFNPDKSAPLAWRMQPAALEEFLGQSHILGKGKPLREAIERDSIVSLILYGPPGTGKTALAHIIAKKTNALFIALNAVTSGVSDIKDALKEAKGSGKTILFVDEIHRFNKLQQDALLPDVESGNVSLIGASTQNPFFSIIPALSSRSMIFQFLPLSKDDIKQLVTNAVNDNERGIGSFNIKIEPDAMDFIAEASEGDARKALNIVELGAFVLNSTERSGFDIGLAKDLLQRKSIYYSEDEHYNTISAFIKSMRGSDPDAALYWLAKMIEAGEDPLFIARRVMICASEDVGNADPRALQLAVAAKQAVESIGMPEGRIPLAQAVIYISAAPKSNASYLGIENALADVRKERLAPVPNHLKSANYKGAARIGAGIGYKYPHNFEGHFVEQEYVTKGKAFFHPSGEGYEKNIKNRPQKGGSDNG